The genomic window GCACTCCGGCGACGCCGGCGCCGTCGGCGAGGGCGGCCGGACGCGCGGGATCCTCGCGGCACTGGGGGCGGGGGTGATGTGGGGGACCATGTACATCCCCTACCGCAAGGCGTACATCAGCGGCATGAACCCGCTCTCGTTCGTCACCGTGTTCACCGTCGGCGAGCTGGGCACGACCCTGGCGCTGGCCCTGATCTACCGGGGGGGACCGGGCGGCCTCCGGGCCGAGCTGGCCGGGGCCCTGCCCTCGCTCTTCTGGCTGTTCCTGGGCGGCTTCTGCTGGGTGCTGGGGGACCTCTTCCAGCAATACGCGGCCAAGTACATCGGCATCGGCCGGGGCATCCCGCTCTCCAACACGAACCAGCTCTGGGGCCTGGCCTGGGGGGCCCTCGTCTTCGGCGAGCTGGCCGGGCTGAGCACCGACGCCCGCCTGCTCGTCGTCGGCGGCTCGCTGGTCATGATCGCCGGGGCCGTCGCCATCGGCCTGGCCGAGGCGCCGGCCTCCGAGCGGGCCTCGTGGCGGCTGGCGATGGAGCGCGAGTGCCGCCGCTACAACCTGGATCCCGACGAGGTCGCCGCCGCGGTGGCCGGCGAGGAGACGCCCGGTGCCGGCCCGGGCCGTCGCCCCTGGTGGGAGTTCCTGATCGTGGCCGGGGCGATTGGCATCTTCGCCTGGCTCGGGCTGCACGCCTCGGCGCCGGCGATCGCCATGGACCTCCGCTGGATGGCCGTCCTCGCGGCGCTCTCCCTGGTCTTCCTCGCCGTCGGCGGGACGGTCCTCTGGAGACGCACCCGCTTCTCGTGAACGCGAGGCCTTGCGATCTGGACGGATCGACGGATCAAGCGTCCTTGAACCAGGCTGCCCCTCTGGATTCCCGGTGAGCCCCGCGACTTCTCGGCGTCGAAAACGAGCTGCGTCCTCGTTCTCGCCCGCGTCCCCCGTCCCCGGTTCCGCGCGTCCCCGTTCCCGCGACGCAAGCGTGCCGTGGGCGAGGGCGAAGTGGCCCAGCCATCGGCTTAGCGCCTGGGCCTGCGGGATATACCTCGGGGACATTCTGCATACCACGGGGCATTCTGATTCTCCCCGGTAGGTTGGGCCCTTTGGATGATTCAGCTCGAGATACATCGTCTTGCCCACGGCGATGTCGGTTGTGCCCGGCTGCATCTTCGGGCGCGCTGATCCGACCCGAGAGGTCCGCTGTGTCGGGCTGTCCACGGCGAGACCATCCCGGCGGTCTTGCGGACGTAGGACGCATCACCGTGGTTGAACTCGGACGCCACACCAGAAAGGAGGTGCTCGTCGGCGGGACATCCAGGGTAAGAGGCTCAGGCCGTCCGGGGCTCCTCTGCCGAGGGCCGAGCTTCACCACCCCTCGGGCCAGCCGCCGGGCGGCGGTTCCAACTGCGATTTGACGAACGCCAGGTATTTCGGGTCGTCCTCGGCGAAGAGCTTCGTGCCTTCCGTCAAGAACGCCCCGGCGAGCCAGTTCGCCGCCTCCTGCATCTCGCCCGACTCGTAGAGGCATTGCCCGAGCCGCAGCCGCAAGAAGGGATTGCCGAGCGGCTCGCCGTGGGCGCACCGCATGGCAGTCATGAAGACCCCTCGTCCCGCGGT from Aquisphaera giovannonii includes these protein-coding regions:
- a CDS encoding EamA family transporter, with the translated sequence MTIPSPEAEAAVRAPRSLHGVGVISGLAAGAWLGAAEAPTKLVAAGLSPFLVSLGMVAGVFVARWTVPVALRGTHSLARDLKARPHLIAWAILAGMLWAVANTLTVFAIRDVGLSIAFPLWNTNSLIGLFWGWLLFNELRGSAPRDWAKVLGGAAAIVVGACLLAYATQHSGDAGAVGEGGRTRGILAALGAGVMWGTMYIPYRKAYISGMNPLSFVTVFTVGELGTTLALALIYRGGPGGLRAELAGALPSLFWLFLGGFCWVLGDLFQQYAAKYIGIGRGIPLSNTNQLWGLAWGALVFGELAGLSTDARLLVVGGSLVMIAGAVAIGLAEAPASERASWRLAMERECRRYNLDPDEVAAAVAGEETPGAGPGRRPWWEFLIVAGAIGIFAWLGLHASAPAIAMDLRWMAVLAALSLVFLAVGGTVLWRRTRFS
- a CDS encoding tetratricopeptide repeat protein, which encodes MAEDDDDLERQVLRLLDEGDELLGEGRSDEAIATYESAWQLLPEPRTEQPGALHVLAAIGDVRFHRSEFTAGRGVFMTAMRCAHGEPLGNPFLRLRLGQCLYESGEMQEAANWLAGAFLTEGTKLFAEDDPKYLAFVKSQLEPPPGGWPEGW